CACGGCGCCCGCCGCCTTCCGGACCTGGATGCCCGCCAGGCCGCCCCGCACGAGCAGGCGCTGCGGACGATGATCGGCCTTGCCGCGCAGACGGCGGACGAGGTCCCATCTATCGTGCGCGCGCTGGCGGATGAAGGCTTGGCGGACGCGGAGCGGGTCGGCGTCGTGGGCGTATCGATGGGTGGATACGTGGTCTATCAGGCGCTGCTGGTGGAGCCCTCCATCCGTGCCGCCGTCGCGATCCTCGGCTCGCCGGAGTGGCCGGAGGGCGACAGCCCGCATCGCCACCTGGACAGTTTCGGCCACACCGCGCTGCTGTCCATCACGGCGGAGCGCGACGAGAACGTGCTGCCCGCCGCCGCCCGCGAGCTGCATCGGCGGCTCGCTACGGAACACGCCGACGCAGCGCAGCGGTACTTTGAACTCACGGGCGCCGTCCACCTGATGTCCGAAGAGCACTGGACGCAGGCCATGGACGAGACGCTGCGCTGGCTGGCGCACCACCTTCAGCCGGAGCCCTGAGCGCCCCGCGAACGCGGCTCTTGCCTTTTGTTTCCCGCACATATACTCATTGAAGCCTTCGACTTGCGCTCCCGCGCGAGTTCTCTTCGTTGGGCCCTCCCCGCGGTACTCCCATGAGCCAGCTTCTGCGCTACACACGCGTCGTTGCGTTCTATGCACTGGTCGTAACGGGCACCCTGCTCAGCATCATCAGCATGGTGGTCGTGCTGGAGCTGCGGGAGGTAAAGGTCCCCCCCGAACTCTCCGCCGACCAGCTCCTCGGGACTCTTACCTCGTCGCAGCAGACATCGGAATCCCGGACCGACGCGCCGGCCGCCTTCCAGGTGGACTCCGCCGAGATCGCCGCCGCCCGGAACGATACGACCGCCAGGGGCAGGATGCTGGTGGAGTACTACGCGGCCCAGAACCGGCTCGCGGAGCAGTGGCAGGCGCAACGCAACGCGCTGGTGGCAGAGGGTCAGGAGGCCGCCGAAGCCGCTTCGCTGTTGTACGCCGCAGAGGCCATGCGGCCGGGCGACCGCGACCGGCTGTTGCGGTTCGTGGAGATCAAGGAGTGGCATCACAAGCAGATGACTTCGGCCGGCGAACGCCTGAACCACCAGCGAGCCAGCCTGGCGGCCGTGAACCAGGCGCTGCTCGCCCTGCGGATTGCCCCTGCCCCCGCGGTGCACGCAACCGGTGACACCGTCAAGAAGGCGGAGGTCGCCGCGCAGGCCAAGCTCGCGAAATCGGCATCGTTCGGCACCCTCCCGGCGCGGCAGGACGTCGGGCTGTTCGATACCACGGGCGTCTTCCGGTTCCATCCCTTCGCCGCACTCAGCGGCTGGCTGCGTACCCAGCA
The sequence above is a segment of the Longimicrobium sp. genome. Coding sequences within it:
- a CDS encoding alpha/beta hydrolase family protein — protein: MDRSIGFASRIVGGVPLLLAFPPAGDAPRPMVLWFHGFGVDKEVHRKELEQLARAGFLAVGVDAAGHGARRLPDLDARQAAPHEQALRTMIGLAAQTADEVPSIVRALADEGLADAERVGVVGVSMGGYVVYQALLVEPSIRAAVAILGSPEWPEGDSPHRHLDSFGHTALLSITAERDENVLPAAARELHRRLATEHADAAQRYFELTGAVHLMSEEHWTQAMDETLRWLAHHLQPEP